The following coding sequences lie in one Phalacrocorax carbo chromosome 3, bPhaCar2.1, whole genome shotgun sequence genomic window:
- the OTOR gene encoding otoraplin has product MTQRVYLVVLLLCLRLMCPLVTGIFMDKLASKKQCADDNCVYTISLARAEEDYDAPDCRFINIKKGQLIYVYSKLVKEKDSGEFWAGSVYGEQYEDHMGTVGYFPSSLVSEQHVYQEANKTVPTTDIDFFCE; this is encoded by the exons atgacacAACGTGTTTATTTGgttgttttacttttgtgtctTAGATTAATGTGTCCTCTGGTAACTGGAATTTTTATGGACAAGCTTGCCAGCAAGAAGCAGTGTGCTGATGACAACTGTGTCT acaCCATTTCCCTTGCCAGAGCAGAAGAGGATTATGATGCTCCAGACTGCAGattcattaatattaaaaaagggCAGTTGATTTATGTTTACTCAAAactggtaaaagaaaaagactcTGGAGAATTCTGGGCTGGAAGT GTTTATGGAGAACAGTATGAAGACCATATGGGGACAGTGGGTTATTTTCCTAGCAGTTTAGTCTCAGAACAACATGTTTATCAAGAAGCAAATAAGACTGTTCCTACAACG
- the SNRPB2 gene encoding U2 small nuclear ribonucleoprotein B'' codes for MDIRPNHTIYINNINDKIKKEELKRSLYALFSQFGHVVDIVALKTMKMRGQAFVIFKELGSSTNALRQLQGFPFYGKPMRIQYAKTDSDIISKMRGTFADKEKRKEKKKAKSLEQSANAANKKVIQGATQNSANAPGTAAQNQQVPDNPPNYILFLNNLPEETNEMMLSMLFNQFPGFKEVRLVPGRHDIAFVEFENENQAGAARDALQGFKITPSHAMKITYAKK; via the exons ATGGACATCAGGCCGAACCACACCATCTACATCAACAACATCAACGACAAGATTAAGAAAGAAG AACTGAAGAGGTCACTGTATGCGTTATTCTCACAGTTTGGCCATGTGGTTGACATTGTGGCTTTAAAGACTATGAAGATGAGAGGACAGgcttttgttatatttaaagAACTTGGATCATCTACCAATGCTTTGAGACAACTACAAGGCTTTCCATTTTATGGGAAACCAATG CGTATTCAGTATGCAAAAACAGACTCTGATATCATCTCTAAAATGCGTGGTACTTTTGCCgataaggaaaaaaggaaggaaaagaagaaggcCAAATCTCTGGAGCAGTCAGCAaatgcagcaaataaaaaggTTATCCAG GGAGCAACACAAAATTCAGCCAATGCCCCAGGGACTGCAGCACAGAATCAGCAG GTGCCTGATAACCCACCAAACTATATCCTTTTCCTTAATAACTTGCCTGAGGAAACAAATGAGATGATGCTGTCCATGTTATTCAATCA GTTTCCTGGATTTAAAGAAGTACGCTTAGTGCCTGGGCGCCATGACATTGCATTTgtggagtttgaaaatgagaatCAAGCAGGAGCTGCTCGAGATGCTCTCCAAGGATTTAAGATTACTCCATCTCATGCCATGAAAATCACTTATGCGAAGAAATAA